A part of Isachenkonia alkalipeptolytica genomic DNA contains:
- a CDS encoding helix-turn-helix domain-containing protein: MKNINIPNGKDDFMEIGEKIRSLRKEKNLSQEGLAEKLKVSRQSVSKWEAGQSIPEVQKILLICDLFGLTADEFLRQELTIQEGHRGKNTEHNAFIQRMKRYQRELLIAFAFILTVSFILNVEGRSTIREYQRQTEWVRDQLYVSYFEELDQYHDHLVRGNEQEIMTASTELLASSRRMREMGNHHLMLDIEGEGKAISSIVYGTAVSIEWIGQTLENSERITPNKIKRIEEIPDLLGKILRLEKDLQQEIDSHGYDIEDTETYEKMHSLMIELAMLTFAHGFEADQILL, translated from the coding sequence ATGAAGAATATCAATATTCCAAATGGAAAGGATGATTTCATGGAAATCGGAGAAAAAATACGAAGCCTTCGAAAAGAAAAAAATCTCTCCCAGGAAGGGTTAGCGGAAAAATTAAAAGTATCCCGGCAATCGGTATCTAAATGGGAAGCCGGCCAATCCATCCCTGAAGTTCAAAAGATCCTGTTGATTTGTGATTTGTTCGGCCTCACTGCCGATGAATTTTTACGGCAAGAACTTACGATTCAGGAAGGGCATCGGGGGAAAAACACGGAGCATAACGCTTTTATCCAGAGGATGAAACGCTATCAACGGGAGCTCTTGATTGCATTTGCCTTTATCCTGACGGTTTCTTTCATATTAAATGTAGAAGGTCGATCGACAATAAGGGAGTATCAAAGACAAACTGAATGGGTGCGGGATCAGCTCTATGTAAGTTATTTTGAGGAGTTGGACCAATACCATGATCATTTGGTACGTGGGAATGAACAGGAAATAATGACAGCTTCCACCGAACTGTTGGCAAGCTCCCGACGAATGCGTGAAATGGGAAACCACCATTTGATGTTGGATATCGAAGGGGAAGGGAAGGCAATTTCCTCCATTGTATATGGTACAGCCGTTTCCATTGAGTGGATTGGACAAACCTTGGAGAATAGTGAAAGAATCACTCCCAATAAAATTAAACGGATTGAAGAAATTCCGGATTTGCTTGGGAAAATCCTTCGGTTGGAAAAGGATCTTCAGCAAGAAATCGATTCTCATGGATACGATATTGAAGATACCGAAACCTATGAAAAGATGCATTCCCTGATGATCGAATTGGCGATGCTTACCTTTGCCCATGGATTTGAAGCGGATCAGATCCTGTTGTAG